One Nicotiana tomentosiformis chromosome 1, ASM39032v3, whole genome shotgun sequence genomic window, TATATTAGTCGAAAACGTAGTCAGAATAAttcttaaaaattaataaaaaataaatatgagGTTTTCGACTACAGTAGTCGGAACATTGCGACTGACATTTTGTAGTCGGAATTTGTAGTCGAAAAAAGGTATTTTCTGGTAGTGATAATGGTTATTCATTTAGTAGTTAGCCAATTTTACATTGTATAAACAAAGTACAAATAGAATAGGCCTCAACTGTTAATAGTTGGCCGGTTAATTTTCATTCTCTCCCCTCGTCTATTCTCTCTGATGAAGAGCACTCTAGAAAACCCTAACCTCCGTTAACAACTTTCCCTCTTTCGATCCATTTTCACTAGTTTGACATGGTATCAGAGAAGGGAATCCGTTAGATCTCGTCTATCTACATCGAGCGGTGTTACCCTTGTGTGATTTCATCCAGTTTTCATCAGGAATCGACTTTCGTCGGAGTTTCGTAATTTTAAGTGATTTTCCAGCAAAACAAACTCTCTACTTCTTTATGTTGCTTCTGTTTTGCGGTGTAGATTGGTTTGAATCCCTCTGATGTTGATTGGAGATTGAGCTTTATGATTTTGTTGAAGCTAGGGTTTTCTCGATTTCTCTCGGAGCTAGGGTTTCCTCGATTTTCATTGCTTCGTTGGAGTTTCTCTACTATATCAAGGCCTTATTTCTTTAAGTTGCGAAGAAGGTTTGTATTTTCATTTCTCTTTTGCATCTGTTGTGTTGTGATTTCAGTGTAAAATGTTTGTTGGTGAGTTAATTGTTGTAATCATGACTGGTTCTACTTCGTCTTTCGCGTACACTCCGGACCCTACATCACCTCTATTTCTTCTATCATCTGATGTACCTGGTATGTCTCCAGTTCCTGTACTATTTTTGGAGAGTGAGTTTGGAGGTTGGAAACGCAATATGATAGTGTCGTTGTCTGTTAGGAACAAAATTACTTTTATTGATGGTTCATGTCGTAAACCTGTTGTAACTTCCCCTTATTATAAGCAATGTGACCGTTGtaataatatggtgatatcatggCTAACAAGCTCGTTATCACAAGATATAGCTGAAAGTGTCCAATACTCTGAGATAGCTGAAAGTATATGAAAATAATTGAATAATAGGTATGGTAGTGTAAATGGGACCAAAGTCTTTGAACTAAAAAGGGAGCTTGGCTCTACCTATTAAGGATCCTTTGATATTGCTTCATATTTTACCAAACTTAAGAGAATCTGGGATGAATTGGTGGTAATGTGCAGTAGTGATGCAAATTCTTATAATTGTGTTGCTAAAGAGGGTCTCCAGAAGGAGAAAGAGGAGGACAAAGTCCATCAGTTCCTCATGGGACTGAATGAGGTTTATGTTGGTGTGAGAAGCAATCTGTTGATGATGCAACCTCTACCATCCCTTGATAAtgtatataatattatttttcaagATGAAAAGCAAATACAAGTCAATCCACCTCCTCAATTTACCTCTAAAGCAACCTCCTTCAATATGAATTCTCCTAATAAACCTACTCAACCCCAACTGAATGTGCAATTACAGGGGCAACAGAGACAGTTTACTCAAAGAGTGAACTTTGATAATTAGTCTGGGGCCTCTAATCTCTTATGCAAGTATTGTAAGAAGCCTGGACACCTAATTGATAAGTGTAATTACAAGTTTCATGGAGTTCCTACTAATTTCAAGTTTACCGAGGACAGAAAGGCAGCTCCTAATATGGTGACACACTCTGATTTCTCTGCTTCTGAATGCACTTCTTCCAATCAAATCTCTATTGTGCATGTTGTTGAACATGCTTCTGTGGTGCCTGGACTGACAAAACAACAATATTCTCAACTGCTTTCCTTATTGCAGCAATCTCATGTCTCTGATCCTGCACCTCAACTCAATGTCATGAGTTCTACCAACTTTGCCGGTACTCTATTGCCTAAGAATGTAGTATATAATTTTAATTCTACTTTGCTAAACCAATCTGATTACTTTACTTGGATAATTGATTCTGGTACTTCTGACCATATGACTTCTAATAAAGACTATCTCATTATATCACACCCTTACCTATTCCTTTCCTAGTGTCTCTTCCAAATGGATATAAAGTGAAAGTTACCTTGCACAGGTTCCTTTGTTTTGACTgattttataattctttaaaaTGTCCTTTATCTGCCATATTTTAAGCACAATCTTATCTCTGTACACAAACTGATAGATCAGTTTGCTTGCATGTTCAGTTTACCAGACTTTCATGTCTAATACAGAACCCTTCTCTGAAGAAGCCTCTGGATCTTGGTAAACTGGACAATGGGTTGTACAAATTTGTGTGGAAAAAGCTTTCTCAATCTCAAGTTACTTTGTCAACTGCCTGCAACAACttgttatttttgtgtgcttCTGATCATCTTTCTTGTACTGTAAATATTATTTTCCCCTATTGTAATAAAGCTTTTGTGAATAAAATGGACATTGTTTGGCATCACAAACTTGAACATGTTCCTTTCATTAAAATGAAAAGCATTTATAAAATTTCTTCTAATATTTCCTCCACGCATTCTTTTCCATGTACTATTTGTCTTATGGCTTGAAAAACTAGAATATCATTTCCTGATAGTTCTATTCATAGTTCTAAGCCTTTCCAACTTGTTCATATTGACATTAGGGAACCATTGTAAGCATTTAATTTTTATTAGatttaaatccataaaataatttggatcaTATTAAATTCAAGACACTGGTCCAAACAAATATTGTGGCTAGTAAAGTGAGCTAATTATTTAAATCTAATATATATGTGTTGGGCTAGTCCATTTAATTGAACTAAAACTTAAATGATAAGCCACTTTATTAGTCCAAGGTCCAAATGTTTATTAGCCCATCTTAAAACCCAGGCTCATTCCACGTGTCAAGTGATGTGGCGATCCAAGTCAAAGGAACGAGCCAACaaaatcatgccacgtgtcaaatgatgtgGCAATCCAAGTCAAATAAATGAGCCAATAAAATTATGCCATGTGTCAAAAAAGGGTGGCATCTCAAGTCAAATCAATAACCAGTAGAGTTGTGCCAAGTGTCTAGATGGTATTGGTCAGTTCAAACGGACCAATCAAATTGCAGAACAAGACCACTCTTTACAACTATTGATGTCtagctataattatatatttttagtgcattaatTACCTTACATTTTAGTATTCTAATGCTAAATTGTACTAtgtttgtgcttaattgagtttattttatatgtAGGTACTTTGGAGGtgaaattgggagcaaagtagagattttatttGTATTGTATACATTACAAGAATgaattcatgattatttaattattggATATATAATGATTAAAGTTTAATATtacaaaagaagacaaaagaaaCAATTGCAAAGAAATGAAAAGTTTAGTAGAAGAATGAGAAACGAAGCAGATTGAAAAGTTAGGCAATTAAAAGATTTGAATTGATTAAAGTTTGCTGGTAAGGAGTTCAAAATTATATACACGTTTTGGAGAAAATGGAGGCATGGACACTTGGAGAAAATGGAAGACGTGAGATATGCAGCTAAAAAGAATAGTTAGGCAAGCATCAAATTGACTTAACCAGCAAATTGGAAAACCTTGCGACGCAATGGAATTCCTTCGCGTTACATGGTGCGACGCTTCATCCATCGCAGGGTTCTGCCTCGCGTTATAAGCTGCGACCCACCTTTTCGAGTTCGATGCAATTTTGAATCCTTTTTGGTCTTGGACTTCGTTATTTGGCCTAGGCTTATTTCTACacctataaatagtcattaaacaaaATGTTTACAGAACTTTTGACCAAGGGAGAGCacggagccgccgtggaggccgggtttcatcttttcttccaccaaaattagtaatttttatgtttctttgtatgatttgttgttttgctatcatgtctatgtggagctaaattttacgttctagggttgtggttctttcatgactattgttattcggatattgattttgtcttcttgatttatcatattggtttatttattcaatcttgtgcgtaattatttaattgcttgatcaccaattgaatactatctacgaatctagaattgaattcgaaagtgagaattctagattgcatataggattgagtagaacaagttcttgaactcgggcatcggggaacggattcgtggttaggatagacatatacctaattgccttgcttggttgatttacagcaATTATAAATGCGTttttgttgattctaactccatagacatataggcgttaggttagcttgaataggcgagtaagaactcgacagattcttatgagcaatattaaccctgtcaacctataagctagataaattagtcggtcaattcaattaaagaatacaataggattgaaatagcccataaccctagatcgtttttattacattgatatcataaaaatctgctctttctctgttcaaagtttattatttatattttttatttaattagtttagaatcaaatatttttaggtttaattcttgtttagataattaggatagtctaatttagttaaaatttaatcataagtcctcgtgggttcgacatccgacttttagtcactttattacttgacgaccgcgtatacttgcgtgtgcgtttggccgcaacaagtttttggagaaattagctatttttctagattagacattttttttatctattcattttttttagtttagttagtatttgttatttattttaacatggcatcttggaatgaaaat contains:
- the LOC138900565 gene encoding uncharacterized protein; the encoded protein is MATVAFSAGSNSSASLIIPTTGPLCKMFVGELIVVIMTGSTSSFAYTPDPTSPLFLLSSDVPGMSPVPVLFLESEFGGWKRNMIVSLSVRNKITFIDGSCRKPVVTSPYYKQCDRCNNMVISWLTSSLSQDIAESVQYSEIAERSFDIASYFTKLKRIWDELVVMCSSDANSYNCVAKEGLQKEKEEDKVHQFLMGLNEVYVGVRSNLLMMQPLPSLDNVYNIIFQDEKQIQVNPPPQFTSKATSFNMNSPNKPTQPQLNVQLQGQQRQFTQRVNFDN